The following DNA comes from Fusarium fujikuroi IMI 58289 draft genome, chromosome FFUJ_chr03.
TTTTTTTCATTTCAACCTGTCGAAGAACAACGAATATGGCATCCTTTCCACCCCCTTCTTATAATCGTGACGAGTTGATGgggaaaaaggaaaaaggggGGAGGGCGTGGGACATGCATGACGTTGACCCGTGTTTGCCTTATGCTGTGAGAGGGTGCAAGCAGGGGATTTTTTTGGGGGCGCTCTCTTGTGCGAGGCGCGCAGGCTTTGGCTTAGGCAATCTAGTTGCCGCCGAGGCTGGGGAAAGCAGACTGGTCGCTGGTGTTAATAGCAGCATTGCCCTTAGCAGATCCCTGAGGAGCACCGCCGCGACCGCCGCGGTTACCTCCACGGCCACGGTCACCACCACGCTCTCCGCCACGACCTCCACGGCCGCCTCGGCCTCCGCGAGCACCACCTCGGGTGCGCTCAGGCTCGACGAAGCGAGGGTCGAAGTCAATGGTTTGCTTGACCTTGCGCTCGCGCTGGCGCTGGGCCTTGCCTCCGGTAGGGGCGAAgtactcctcctcctcgttctCGAGGGGCTTGGCGTTGGCCCActtcttgtcgagcttgCTGCCCTCGTTGGCCTCACGGACCTTGAGACCGGAGTCGAGagcggccttcttctcagcctgcTGGGCGAGATATTCCTCGTAAGAGACCTGCTTCTCggcctcctcctcggcgGCGGCAGCCTCGGCGGCAGCGTCCTCAGCAACGGCATCCTTTTGCTCGTCCTTAGCGATAGCTTCACCGGCCTGCTCGTCCTTAAGCTCAGCAGTACCCTCGTTAGCACCCCAGGATTGGGCAGCCTGCTTGTCAGAGCCACTGTATTCTGTCAGCATGTCGAACAAGACCAGGAGATTCAGTCAAGCATACCCGTGGCCGCCGAACTTGGAAGGGTGTCGGTCATCGCGCTCACGGGCGTGTCTAGCGCCACGTCCTACAGATTATCAGCTTTTGTTCGCCATGGCCAAAGTCCTCGGGCTACTCACCACCACGGACACGAGCACCGGCACCGCCTCGGGGACCATCACGAGGAGCCTCCTCAGTGGATCGGTTCTGGTTTCGGTTGCTGCCAGCACCGCGATCCCGGAAAGCTATTCCGAGTCAGTATTTTGGCTATCGACTCAATTTCTGGTGCTTGAAACTCACCACCCTCGTTACCACCAGGACCACGGCGGTTACCGCCAGCACCACCGGCCCTTACGGGAGCCTGGGGCTCGACATTACGCTTAGTAGTACGAGCAGTGTTCTTGTCAACGGTCTTGACAGGAACGACGGGCTTCTCCTCGCCGTCACTGTCGTTGCCTGTGGAGGAGTCGATATGTCAGTACGAGTGATCGTAATTGAGTTGGGCATTGGGCATCGGAGTCGATGAAGCAAGAT
Coding sequences within:
- a CDS encoding related to RAY38 protein, which encodes MSVVTKNPFAYLGNDSDGEEKPVVPVKTVDKNTARTTKRNVEPQAPVRAGGAGGNRRGPGGNEGAFRDRGAGSNRNQNRSTEEAPRDGPRGGAGARVRGGRGARHARERDDRHPSKFGGHGGSDKQAAQSWGANEGTAELKDEQAGEAIAKDEQKDAVAEDAAAEAAAAEEEAEKQVSYEEYLAQQAEKKAALDSGLKVREANEGSKLDKKWANAKPLENEEEEYFAPTGGKAQRQRERKVKQTIDFDPRFVEPERTRGGARGGRGGRGGRGGERGGDRGRGGNRGGRGGAPQGSAKGNAAINTSDQSAFPSLGGN